Proteins found in one Populus alba chromosome 14, ASM523922v2, whole genome shotgun sequence genomic segment:
- the LOC118041426 gene encoding zerumbone synthase isoform X2, whose product MFKIGFRSASISRSVSLAQVFNKGFSSQPGSKLEGKVALITGAASGIGKATAAKFINHGARVVIADIQHQLGQETANELGPDATFISCDVTKESDVSGAVDFAISKYNQLDIMYNNAGVACKSPHSIVDLDLAVFDRIMNINVRGVMAGVKHASRVMIPRRSGTILCTASITGLMGGLAQHTYSVSKFAVVGIVKSLAAELCKHGVRINCISPFAIPTPFLMEEMSQMNPGAGDEKLVEILYRTGTLEGANCEPNDIANAALYLASDDAKYVSGHNLVVDGGFTSFKNLTLPAPS is encoded by the exons ATGTTCAAGATTGGATTCAG AAGTGCTTCCATTTCAAGATCAGTTTCTCTTGCTCAGGTCTTCAACAAGGGATTCTCCTCCCAGCCTGGAAG CAAACTAGAAGGTAAGGTAGCATTGATCACTGGAGCAGCAAGTGGCATTGGAAAGGCAACTGCAGCCAAATTCATAAACCATGGTGCCAGAGTTGTTATTGCTGATATTCAACACCAACTAGGCCAAGAAACTGCAAATGAACTTGGGCCAGACGCCACTTTCATTTCCTGTGATGTAACTAAAGAATCTGATGTTTCCGGTGCTGTTGATTTTGCCATCTCTAAGTACAACCAACTGGATATTATGTACAACAACGCAGGGGTGGCCTGCAAGAGTCCTCATAGTATAGTAGACCTTGATCTAGCTGTGTTTGATAGGATCATGAATATCAATGTACGAGGAGTAATGGCTGGAGTTAAACATGCATCGCGTGTGATGATCCCACGAAGGAGTGGCACCATTCTTTGCACAGCTAGCATCACAGGTCTCATGGGTGGGCTTGCGCAGCACACCTACAGCGTCTCCAAGTTTGCTGTTGTAGGCATTGTCAAGTCACTTGCGGCAGAGTTATGCAAGCATGGGGTTCGGATAAACTGCATATCGCCCTTTGCTATTCCAACTCCATTTTTGATGGAAGAAATGAGTCAGATGAATCCTGGTGCTGGTGATGAAAAGCTCGTGGAAATTCTGTATAGAACCGGTACATTAGAGGGAGCAAATTGTGAGCCAAATGATATAGCTAATGCTGCACTCTACCTTGCATCCGATGATGCCAAGTATGTTAGCGGACATAATTTGGTGGTAGATGGAGGTTTTACATCATTCAAGAATCTGACGCTCCCCGCACCAAGTTAG
- the LOC118041425 gene encoding bifunctional 3-dehydroquinate dehydratase/shikimate dehydrogenase, chloroplastic, whose translation MAFKNNLLVCTPLECGTAGEMLSSMKRAETEGADLTELRLDSLSFSHSSEVEKLIKQRTLPSIVSFRLEPSRISSNKDRKNTCLQVLRLAFDLNVEFVEMDYEVASEDAMAEYVYNRSNTKLIVSSYVNGRKPSAEELGYLIACMQSTGADVLKLVLDVEKITDLAPVFTMLTHCQMPLIALAVGSRGLISQLLGPKFGGFLVYGSLSDKAVPGMPTLLSLRQIYKLEYINADTKVFGLISNPVGHSKGPVLHNPAFRHTGYNGIYVPMQVDDVKEFFRTYTSSDFAGFSVGIPHKEAAVGCCDEVHPLAKSIGAVNTIVRRPTDGKLVGYNTDCDASISAIEDALTERRITHKGVLQASPLSGKTFVLIGAGGAGRALAFGAKSRGARVIIFNRNYERARALAKAVSGEALPYESLDRFRPVNGMILANASAIGMEPNPDQSPVSKEILKACELVFDAVYTPRNTRLLQEAKEAGAVVVSGVEMFIRQALGQFRLFTGGLAPEAFMRKLVLEQF comes from the exons ATGGCATTCAAGAACAACCTCTTAGTGTGCACACCATTAGAGTGCGGGACAGCAGGAGAAATGCTGTCTTCCATGAAGAGAGCAGAGACTGAAGGTGCAGACCTCACTGAGCTCCGCCTTGACTCCTTGTCTTTCTCTCACAGTTCCGAGGTCGAGAAGCTCATTAAACAGAGAACTTTGCCTTCTATAGTTTCTTTCAG GCTCGAGCCATCAAGGATCTCAAGCAACAAAGACAGGAAGAATACATGTTTGCAAGTACTGAGACTGGCTTTCGACTTGAACGTCGAGTTTGTTGAAATGGACTACGAG GTGGCTTCTGAAGATGCCATGGCTGAATACGTGTACAATCGTTCCAATACCAAATTAATTGTATCCAGCTACGTTAATGGCAGGAAACCTTCAGCTGAGGAACTTGGTTATTTAATCGCTTGTATGCAGTCTACTGGAGCTGATGTTCTTAAACTAGTACTCGACGTTGAAAAAATCACAGATTTGGCACCTGTTTTCACGATGCTTACACATTGCCAG ATGCCCTTAATTGCTCTCGCGGTTGGCAGTAGAGGCCTCATAAGCCAGCTGCTAGGGCCGAAATTTGGTGGGTTTTTGGTCTATGGATCTCTGAGTGACAAAGCAGTACCAGGCATGCCAACTCTGTTAAGTCTTAGACAAATTTACAAGCTTGAATATATAAATGCAGACACAAAAGTTTTTGGTCTCATTTCAAATCCAGTTGGCCATAGTAAAGGTCCTGTTCTGCACAACCCTGCATTCAGACATACTGGATATAATGGAATTTACGTTCCGATGCAAGTGGATGATGTGAAAGAATTCTTTAGGACCTATACGAGCAGTGACTTCGCGGGTTTCAG TGTTGGAATCCCACATAAGGAAGCAGCAGTGGGGTGCTGCGATGAAGTCCATCCACTTGCTAAG TCCATAGGAGCTGTAAATACCATTGTAAGGAGGCCTACTGATGGGAAGCTGGTTGGTTATAACACAGATTGCGATGCTTCTATCTCTGCGATAGAGGATGCTCTCACAG AAAGACGGATTACCCACAAGGGAGTATTGCAAGCTTCACCTCTATCCGGGAAAACTTTTGTGTTGATTGGAGCAGGAGGAGCAGGAAGAGCGCTTGCTTTTGGGGCCAAAAGCAGAGGGGCTCGGGTGATTATTTTCAATCGCAATTATG AGAGAGCAAGGGCACTTGCAAAAGCAGTTTCAGGGGAAGCTCTACCATATGAAAGTCTAGACAGATTTCGTCCAGTTAATGGGATGATCCTTGCAAATGCTTCTGCCATTGGAATGGAACCAAATCCTGATCAAAGTCCTGTCTCGAAG GAGATCTTAAAGGCGTGTGAATTGGTATTTGATGCTGTTTACACGCCCCGGAATACAAGGCTCTTGCAGGAGGCTAAAGAGGCTGGGGCTGTCGTGGTGAGCGGGGTGGAAATGTTTATTAGACAGGCTCTTGGGCAGTTCAGACTGTTCACCGGCGGCTTAG CTCCGGAGGCATTCATGCGCAAGCTTGTCTTGGAGCAATTTTGA
- the LOC118041426 gene encoding zerumbone synthase isoform X1: protein MFKIGFSRSASISRSVSLAQVFNKGFSSQPGSKLEGKVALITGAASGIGKATAAKFINHGARVVIADIQHQLGQETANELGPDATFISCDVTKESDVSGAVDFAISKYNQLDIMYNNAGVACKSPHSIVDLDLAVFDRIMNINVRGVMAGVKHASRVMIPRRSGTILCTASITGLMGGLAQHTYSVSKFAVVGIVKSLAAELCKHGVRINCISPFAIPTPFLMEEMSQMNPGAGDEKLVEILYRTGTLEGANCEPNDIANAALYLASDDAKYVSGHNLVVDGGFTSFKNLTLPAPS from the exons ATGTTCAAGATTGGATTCAG caGAAGTGCTTCCATTTCAAGATCAGTTTCTCTTGCTCAGGTCTTCAACAAGGGATTCTCCTCCCAGCCTGGAAG CAAACTAGAAGGTAAGGTAGCATTGATCACTGGAGCAGCAAGTGGCATTGGAAAGGCAACTGCAGCCAAATTCATAAACCATGGTGCCAGAGTTGTTATTGCTGATATTCAACACCAACTAGGCCAAGAAACTGCAAATGAACTTGGGCCAGACGCCACTTTCATTTCCTGTGATGTAACTAAAGAATCTGATGTTTCCGGTGCTGTTGATTTTGCCATCTCTAAGTACAACCAACTGGATATTATGTACAACAACGCAGGGGTGGCCTGCAAGAGTCCTCATAGTATAGTAGACCTTGATCTAGCTGTGTTTGATAGGATCATGAATATCAATGTACGAGGAGTAATGGCTGGAGTTAAACATGCATCGCGTGTGATGATCCCACGAAGGAGTGGCACCATTCTTTGCACAGCTAGCATCACAGGTCTCATGGGTGGGCTTGCGCAGCACACCTACAGCGTCTCCAAGTTTGCTGTTGTAGGCATTGTCAAGTCACTTGCGGCAGAGTTATGCAAGCATGGGGTTCGGATAAACTGCATATCGCCCTTTGCTATTCCAACTCCATTTTTGATGGAAGAAATGAGTCAGATGAATCCTGGTGCTGGTGATGAAAAGCTCGTGGAAATTCTGTATAGAACCGGTACATTAGAGGGAGCAAATTGTGAGCCAAATGATATAGCTAATGCTGCACTCTACCTTGCATCCGATGATGCCAAGTATGTTAGCGGACATAATTTGGTGGTAGATGGAGGTTTTACATCATTCAAGAATCTGACGCTCCCCGCACCAAGTTAG